In a single window of the Drosophila albomicans strain 15112-1751.03 chromosome 3, ASM965048v2, whole genome shotgun sequence genome:
- the LOC117571997 gene encoding tsukushi isoform X1, producing MELRCLLLNIVFISVVNAMLAFGFVNQDEGRRCTYGRIEKLMRIRCHDMDLKEVPQNLKSSVEVLDLSYNRIRKLRSGSFQRYTDVKFLMLYENMILSVEPGTFEPLTALQEVDLSNNGLTTIPMELFQLPKLRNLYMDSNDLRELHQDLALLETPIRAPIEYLNVANCELHDIPDLGILPNLWQLNASSNPLSNFDMNKLGNLCHLRVIDLTKTQISPCSCQQVTNHLSALGASPQFVPVCMAEALDSNACPLNYNRTVDSPTFHSCLTSAELAETRGFWLFAAGCFGGSLLVLLVFCYCIHRWRKKRRNRRLSQAAQNRKHFVISPRNATNNRLEDQPLHCDTA from the exons ATGGAGCTGCGTTGCCTGCTACTAAACATTGTCTTCATATCCGTTGTGAACGCGATGCTGGCCTTTGGCTTTGTCAATCAGGATGAGGGCCGTCGATGTACGTATGGTCGCATCGAGAAGCTGATGCGTATACGCTGCCACGATATGGACCTCAAGGAGGTGCCACAGAACCTTAAGAGCTCCGTTGAG GTGCTGGACTTATCATACAATCGCATTAGGAAGCTGAGAAGTGGCTCGTTTCAGCGCTACACCGATGTGAAGTTTCTAATGCTGTATGAGAATATGATTTTATCGGTGGAGCCGGGCACATTTGAGCCACTCACCGCACTGCAG GAAGTCGATCTATCGAATAATGGGTTAACCACAATTCCCATGGAGCTGTTCCAACTGCCAAAGCTGCGCAATCTCTACATGGACAGCAACGATCTGAGGGAGCTGCATCAAGATCTGGCACTGCTGGAGACGCCAATAAGGGCGCCAATCGAATACCTGAATGTGGCCAATTGTGAGCTACACGATATACCCGATCTGGGCATATTGCCAA ATCTGTGGCAGCTGAATGCTTCGTCGAATCCATTGAGCAACTTCGACATGAACAAATTAGGCAATTTGTGCCATTTAAGAGTCATCGATCTGACCAAAACACAGATCAGTCCATGCAGCTGCCAGCAAGTCACCAATCACCTCAGCGCATTGGGCGCCAGTCCACAATTTGTGCCCGTTTGCATGG CAGAGGCGCTAGACAGCAACGCGTGTCCACTGAACTACAATCGCACCGTGGACTCGCCGACATTCCACAGTTGCCTGACCAGCGCGGAGTTGGCCGAGACGCGCGGCTTTTGGCTATTTGCCGCCGGCTGCTTTGGCGGCAGTTTGCTCGTGCTGCTAG tattttgctACTGCATCCACAGATGGCGCAAGAAGCGCAGAAATCGTCGCCTTAGCCAAGCGGCACAGAATCGCAAGCATTTCGTCATCTCGCCACGCAATGCCACAAATAATCGGCTGGAGGATCAACCCCTGCACTGTGATACTGCCTGA
- the LOC117571997 gene encoding tsukushi isoform X2, which produces MELRCLLLNIVFISVVNAMLAFGFVNQDEGRRCTYGRIEKLMRIRCHDMDLKEVPQNLKSSVEVLDLSYNRIRKLRSGSFQRYTDVKFLMLYENMILSVEPGTFEPLTALQEVDLSNNGLTTIPMELFQLPKLRNLYMDSNDLRELHQDLALLETPIRAPIEYLNVANCELHDIPDLGILPNLWQLNASSNPLSNFDMNKLGNLCHLRVIDLTKTQISPCSCQQVTNHLSALGASPQFVPVCMEALDSNACPLNYNRTVDSPTFHSCLTSAELAETRGFWLFAAGCFGGSLLVLLVFCYCIHRWRKKRRNRRLSQAAQNRKHFVISPRNATNNRLEDQPLHCDTA; this is translated from the exons ATGGAGCTGCGTTGCCTGCTACTAAACATTGTCTTCATATCCGTTGTGAACGCGATGCTGGCCTTTGGCTTTGTCAATCAGGATGAGGGCCGTCGATGTACGTATGGTCGCATCGAGAAGCTGATGCGTATACGCTGCCACGATATGGACCTCAAGGAGGTGCCACAGAACCTTAAGAGCTCCGTTGAG GTGCTGGACTTATCATACAATCGCATTAGGAAGCTGAGAAGTGGCTCGTTTCAGCGCTACACCGATGTGAAGTTTCTAATGCTGTATGAGAATATGATTTTATCGGTGGAGCCGGGCACATTTGAGCCACTCACCGCACTGCAG GAAGTCGATCTATCGAATAATGGGTTAACCACAATTCCCATGGAGCTGTTCCAACTGCCAAAGCTGCGCAATCTCTACATGGACAGCAACGATCTGAGGGAGCTGCATCAAGATCTGGCACTGCTGGAGACGCCAATAAGGGCGCCAATCGAATACCTGAATGTGGCCAATTGTGAGCTACACGATATACCCGATCTGGGCATATTGCCAA ATCTGTGGCAGCTGAATGCTTCGTCGAATCCATTGAGCAACTTCGACATGAACAAATTAGGCAATTTGTGCCATTTAAGAGTCATCGATCTGACCAAAACACAGATCAGTCCATGCAGCTGCCAGCAAGTCACCAATCACCTCAGCGCATTGGGCGCCAGTCCACAATTTGTGCCCGTTTGCATGG AGGCGCTAGACAGCAACGCGTGTCCACTGAACTACAATCGCACCGTGGACTCGCCGACATTCCACAGTTGCCTGACCAGCGCGGAGTTGGCCGAGACGCGCGGCTTTTGGCTATTTGCCGCCGGCTGCTTTGGCGGCAGTTTGCTCGTGCTGCTAG tattttgctACTGCATCCACAGATGGCGCAAGAAGCGCAGAAATCGTCGCCTTAGCCAAGCGGCACAGAATCGCAAGCATTTCGTCATCTCGCCACGCAATGCCACAAATAATCGGCTGGAGGATCAACCCCTGCACTGTGATACTGCCTGA